In Aliarcobacter faecis, a genomic segment contains:
- a CDS encoding type II toxin-antitoxin system RelE family toxin: MDYRLILKKSVIKFVEKRNLKDRENINSKLKILKNNPYPNSLLDIKKLANSSFYRLRINNYRFIYEIIDDELIVLMIDANNRGDIY; encoded by the coding sequence ATGGATTATAGATTAATACTTAAAAAAAGTGTTATTAAATTTGTTGAAAAAAGAAATCTAAAAGATAGAGAGAATATAAACTCTAAACTTAAGATACTTAAAAACAATCCCTATCCAAACTCATTGCTAGATATTAAAAAACTAGCAAACTCTTCTTTTTATAGATTAAGAATTAATAATTATAGATTTATCTATGAGATAATTGATGATGAATTGATAGTTTTGATGATTGATGCAAATAATAGAGGCGATATTTATTAA
- the rhuM gene encoding RhuM family protein, whose translation MDNLSNMVMYSDGELELKVSVEKDSIWLSADEIAYIFSVNRPAIVKHIGNIYKDEELEKDSTCSILEQVAKDGRIRKINFYNLDVIISVGYRVNSKKATKFRKWATTILKEYINNGYVINGEKITNERFVNLENDVNVLKNKILSIESKIVDNSLKITQGIFYDGQIFDSYSFINELLKLAQKEVILIDNYIDDTVFTLFSKYLNINFTIYTNNISKQLNLDFQKYKTQYKNIELKTFKSSHDRFLIIDKKEIYHIGASLKDLGKKWFAFSKIGLDIDEILRKL comes from the coding sequence ATGGATAATCTTTCAAATATGGTTATGTATAGTGATGGAGAGTTGGAACTTAAAGTTTCAGTAGAAAAAGATAGTATTTGGTTAAGTGCTGATGAAATTGCATATATTTTTAGTGTAAATAGACCAGCTATTGTAAAACATATTGGAAATATTTACAAAGATGAAGAGTTGGAAAAAGATTCAACTTGTTCCATTTTGGAACAGGTTGCAAAAGATGGAAGAATAAGAAAAATAAACTTTTATAATCTTGATGTGATAATTTCTGTTGGATATAGAGTTAATTCTAAAAAAGCTACAAAGTTTAGAAAATGGGCAACTACTATACTCAAAGAATATATCAATAATGGCTATGTAATAAATGGTGAAAAAATCACAAATGAAAGATTTGTAAATCTTGAAAATGATGTAAATGTTTTAAAAAATAAAATATTGAGTATAGAAAGTAAAATTGTAGATAATAGTTTAAAAATAACTCAAGGGATATTTTATGATGGGCAAATATTTGACTCATATAGTTTTATAAATGAATTATTAAAATTAGCACAAAAAGAAGTTATCTTAATAGATAATTATATAGATGATACAGTTTTCACATTGTTTAGTAAGTATTTAAATATAAATTTCACTATCTATACAAACAATATTTCAAAGCAATTAAATTTAGATTTTCAAAAATATAAAACACAATATAAGAATATAGAGTTAAAAACTTTTAAATCTAGCCACGATAGATTTTTGATTATAGATAAAAAAGAGATTTACCATATAGGAGCAAGTTTAAAAGATTTGGGTAAAAAGTGGTTCGCTTTTTCTAAAATTGGTTTGGATATAGATGAAATTTTGAGAAAACTTTAA
- a CDS encoding PepSY-associated TM helix domain-containing protein produces MKSDFNTSMSLTHTWVSLIVGWAIFFILVTGTLSYFMYDLTRWLEPERPLELSLVQQPQDKQLNTIFDFMQKEAPEAKKWEIKLPHSKNQPDNSASRTEIVARSSLDYSKKYYFNPLTLEEIKPIEVRQTEGGELFRNLHHKFYYIDETLGIILTGFLAFFTLVAVVSGVIIHKKVFKDFFTFRANKKQRSWIDMHNITGIITLPFVLMIFYTGLVYYSPHYVTIPYKMIEDKKEQRKDEKQALLDNSSLPIMEKPTANIENMIREAEKKYGIGNIAYIEVGKNNTQGLYIELKPPFGSELTRSESDDTVMRFSGVSGEKLEITNEYSTGTKLFRSLVSLHEAWFASYPLRWLYFICGVLACIMTATGMILYTVKRKEKFERESDKKSLVLEIVERLNIGMIVGLLVGISAFFIANRTLSVNMADRAEWEVNILFLTWAFMIAFAFFRPIKKAWIESLYIASISLAFIPILNYFTTNKHLGVTLKEGDFVLAFVDITMLLFALVFAFLGFRLKKKWSRKDKEDNENKEVLIGEKL; encoded by the coding sequence ATGAAAAGTGATTTTAATACAAGTATGAGTTTAACTCATACTTGGGTATCTTTGATAGTAGGCTGGGCAATATTTTTTATACTTGTTACTGGAACTCTATCTTATTTTATGTATGACCTTACAAGGTGGTTAGAGCCAGAGCGACCACTTGAGCTGAGTTTAGTACAACAACCACAAGATAAACAACTAAATACAATATTTGATTTTATGCAAAAAGAAGCCCCTGAAGCTAAAAAGTGGGAGATAAAACTTCCACATAGTAAAAATCAACCAGATAATAGTGCTAGTAGAACAGAAATTGTTGCAAGAAGCTCTTTGGATTATAGTAAAAAATACTATTTTAACCCATTAACTTTAGAAGAGATAAAACCAATAGAAGTTAGACAAACAGAGGGTGGAGAACTTTTTAGAAATCTTCATCATAAATTCTATTATATAGATGAAACTTTAGGGATTATTCTTACTGGATTTTTGGCATTTTTTACTTTGGTTGCTGTTGTAAGTGGAGTGATAATCCATAAAAAAGTGTTTAAAGACTTTTTTACTTTTAGAGCAAATAAAAAACAGCGTTCTTGGATAGATATGCATAATATCACAGGGATTATAACTTTGCCTTTTGTGTTGATGATATTTTATACTGGACTTGTTTATTATAGTCCACACTATGTAACTATTCCTTATAAAATGATAGAAGATAAAAAAGAGCAAAGAAAAGATGAGAAACAAGCTTTACTAGATAATAGTTCTCTTCCTATTATGGAGAAACCAACAGCAAATATAGAAAATATGATAAGAGAAGCTGAAAAAAAATATGGTATTGGAAATATAGCTTATATAGAAGTTGGTAAGAATAATACACAAGGTTTATATATAGAGTTAAAACCACCTTTTGGTAGCGAACTTACTCGTAGTGAATCAGATGATACAGTTATGAGATTTAGTGGAGTAAGTGGAGAAAAACTAGAAATTACAAACGAATATAGCACAGGAACAAAACTTTTTAGAAGTTTGGTTTCACTTCATGAAGCTTGGTTTGCTTCTTACCCATTAAGATGGCTATATTTTATCTGCGGAGTATTAGCTTGTATTATGACAGCAACAGGGATGATACTATATACAGTAAAAAGAAAAGAGAAGTTTGAAAGAGAGAGTGATAAAAAAAGTCTAGTTTTAGAAATAGTTGAAAGATTAAATATTGGTATGATAGTAGGACTTTTAGTAGGAATTTCAGCTTTTTTTATAGCAAATAGAACTCTTAGTGTGAATATGGCAGATAGAGCCGAATGGGAAGTAAATATACTATTTCTAACTTGGGCTTTTATGATTGCTTTTGCCTTTTTTAGACCAATTAAAAAAGCTTGGATTGAAAGTTTATATATAGCTAGTATATCTTTAGCTTTTATTCCAATACTAAACTATTTTACAACTAATAAACATTTAGGAGTTACTTTAAAAGAAGGAGATTTTGTATTAGCCTTTGTTGATATAACTATGCTTTTATTTGCTTTAGTTTTTGCTTTTCTTGGATTTAGACTTAAAAAGAAATGGAGTAGAAAAGATAAAGAAGATAATGAAAATAAAGAAGTTTTAATAGGAGAGAAATTATGA
- a CDS encoding type II toxin-antitoxin system RelE/ParE family toxin, with protein sequence MKYSFHLEAETELNTYIDYYEECKQGLGLDFANEIYKTIQRIIDFPKAWQILNDDIRRCLTNRFPFGIIYYLKNDEIIILAIMQLNRKPNYWNSRK encoded by the coding sequence ATGAAATACTCTTTTCATCTTGAAGCAGAGACAGAATTAAACACTTATATAGATTATTATGAAGAGTGTAAGCAAGGTTTGGGATTAGATTTTGCAAATGAAATCTATAAAACTATACAAAGAATTATAGACTTTCCAAAGGCTTGGCAAATTTTAAATGATGATATAAGACGATGTTTGACAAATAGATTTCCTTTTGGGATAATTTACTATTTAAAAAATGATGAAATCATCATTCTAGCTATAATGCAACTAAATAGAAAACCAAATTACTGGAATAGCAGAAAATAA
- a CDS encoding addiction module protein, with protein sequence MLTLNQKQLFEEIDLLPLDMKTKIVDKILSSLNPSSKSIDDLWIDEAKKRKNELELNSEKLISGDEVFKKIANRFGK encoded by the coding sequence ATGCTTACATTAAATCAAAAACAATTATTTGAAGAGATAGATTTATTGCCATTAGATATGAAAACAAAAATAGTTGATAAAATTCTAAGTAGTCTTAATCCATCTAGTAAATCAATAGATGATTTATGGATAGATGAGGCAAAAAAAAGAAAAAATGAGTTAGAGTTGAATAGTGAAAAACTCATTTCAGGTGATGAAGTTTTTAAGAAAATTGCCAATAGATTTGGAAAATGA
- the yedE gene encoding selenium metabolism membrane protein YedE/FdhT yields MEFLQSLKASLSRFWSPIPAVIALGILSAYYFGITGTYWAVTGEFTRWGGHFLQLFNIDVSSWGYYKLMKIEGNIFTRVDGVMIIGMFAGCIAAAFWGNNVKFRLPLNNIRVWQALIGGIIAGFGARLGMGCNLASFFTGIPQFSFHAWVFTAFMIVGVYFGVKVALHPFFQSKIKMQKVSCAKPLEHNEEKVKKFFTFGTFVFIAIIIWALYLIFVANSAKLGMAILFGASFGLIIAKAQICFTSAFRDIFTTGRSELAKAIIIGMVVATLGVFAFITMGQPAKIFWTGPNVVIGGLLFGFGIVLAGGCECGWMYRAVEGQVHFWIVGIGNIIGATLLAFVWDDISPALATSWPKINLLESFGNYGGLIANYGLLLLFFILILVLEKRYLRKSRNR; encoded by the coding sequence ATGGAATTTTTACAAAGTTTAAAAGCTTCTCTTTCAAGATTCTGGTCACCAATTCCTGCTGTTATAGCTTTAGGAATTTTAAGTGCATATTATTTTGGAATTACTGGAACTTATTGGGCTGTTACAGGAGAGTTTACTAGATGGGGTGGACACTTTTTACAACTATTTAATATAGATGTTTCATCTTGGGGTTACTACAAACTTATGAAAATAGAAGGGAATATATTCACAAGAGTAGATGGTGTTATGATTATTGGTATGTTTGCAGGTTGTATTGCCGCTGCATTTTGGGGGAATAATGTAAAGTTTAGATTACCTTTAAATAATATAAGAGTTTGGCAAGCACTAATAGGTGGGATTATCGCAGGATTTGGTGCAAGACTTGGTATGGGTTGTAACTTAGCAAGTTTTTTTACAGGTATTCCACAGTTTTCATTTCACGCTTGGGTATTTACAGCATTTATGATAGTAGGAGTATATTTTGGAGTAAAAGTTGCACTTCATCCATTTTTCCAATCAAAAATAAAAATGCAAAAAGTATCTTGTGCAAAACCACTTGAACATAATGAAGAAAAAGTTAAAAAGTTTTTTACATTTGGTACTTTTGTATTTATAGCTATTATTATTTGGGCTTTATATCTAATATTTGTAGCAAATAGTGCAAAACTTGGTATGGCTATACTATTTGGTGCTTCTTTTGGACTTATCATAGCAAAAGCACAAATCTGTTTTACATCTGCATTTAGAGATATCTTTACAACTGGAAGAAGTGAATTAGCAAAAGCTATTATTATAGGTATGGTAGTGGCAACTTTAGGTGTATTTGCATTTATTACTATGGGACAACCTGCAAAAATATTCTGGACTGGTCCAAATGTGGTTATCGGTGGATTACTTTTTGGATTTGGTATTGTTCTTGCTGGTGGATGTGAATGTGGTTGGATGTATAGAGCTGTTGAAGGACAAGTACATTTTTGGATAGTTGGTATAGGAAATATTATAGGAGCTACCCTTTTAGCATTTGTTTGGGATGATATAAGCCCAGCATTAGCAACTTCTTGGCCAAAGATAAATCTCCTTGAAAGCTTTGGAAATTATGGTGGATTGATAGCAAATTATGGCTTATTATTACTATTTTTTATTCTAATTTTAGTTTTAGAAAAAAGATATTTAAGAAAATCAAGAAATAGATAA
- a CDS encoding RNA polymerase sigma factor has product MTIYYNEIFQFVKKNVLDREVAQDITQETFTRAIKSADRNVIENERALLYRIAKNVMFDLYKEKYKVDKISFEEDYHIDESDNIEVTMIEDEQTAFLLKEVENLPTKRRQAFTLHIIDGYSREEVAKMMNITINAVEKHISRASNQIKENLGKKESDNDK; this is encoded by the coding sequence ATGACCATTTACTACAATGAGATTTTTCAGTTTGTTAAGAAAAATGTATTAGATAGAGAAGTAGCACAAGATATTACTCAAGAAACTTTTACAAGAGCTATAAAAAGTGCAGATAGAAATGTAATAGAAAATGAGAGAGCATTACTTTATAGAATTGCCAAAAATGTTATGTTTGATTTATACAAAGAGAAATATAAAGTTGATAAAATAAGTTTTGAAGAAGATTATCATATAGATGAAAGCGATAATATAGAAGTAACAATGATAGAAGATGAGCAAACAGCATTTTTATTAAAAGAGGTAGAAAATCTTCCTACGAAAAGAAGACAAGCTTTTACTTTACATATTATTGATGGTTATTCAAGAGAAGAAGTCGCAAAAATGATGAATATAACTATAAATGCAGTAGAAAAACATATAAGTAGAGCAAGTAATCAAATAAAAGAGAATTTGGGTAAAAAAGAGAGTGATAATGACAAATAA
- a CDS encoding FecR family protein, translated as MTNKETIVEKARYYLSCEQEGKDIYSSESFLNWITVEDNKKIFEEEKAFRQMFSKIPKKDSIKLSQQVQKELKKERFLSKIKKVSTLAACFLIVGFVYILYFKDDYSQKIYSQNSIMQNILMPDDSKITLDVKTNIEVAYTKEKREVFLKYGKAIFEVSSNKERPFYVQSNDILIKVVGTKFEVNQKNDRVNIAVLDGIVDINYKDFKISELKKGDILEVYNNGEIKSLKKLPVEYMASWEKGKLIFDKTPLVDVLNEFQRYIDKKIELLVTKKDDFPITGEFEIDDFDKFTKLLPMIYPIKVQYIGNKKVVFRN; from the coding sequence ATGACAAATAAAGAGACTATTGTAGAAAAAGCAAGATATTATTTGAGCTGTGAACAAGAAGGAAAAGATATATATTCTAGTGAGAGTTTTTTAAATTGGATAACTGTAGAAGATAATAAGAAGATATTTGAAGAAGAGAAAGCTTTTAGACAGATGTTTTCTAAAATTCCAAAAAAAGATAGTATAAAATTATCACAACAAGTTCAAAAAGAGTTAAAAAAAGAGAGGTTTTTAAGTAAAATCAAAAAAGTTTCAACTCTTGCAGCCTGTTTTTTAATAGTTGGTTTTGTCTATATCCTCTATTTTAAAGATGACTATTCTCAAAAAATATATTCACAAAATAGCATAATGCAAAATATTTTAATGCCAGATGATTCAAAAATAACTCTTGATGTAAAAACAAATATAGAAGTTGCCTATACAAAAGAGAAGAGAGAAGTTTTTTTAAAATATGGAAAAGCTATCTTTGAAGTAAGTTCAAATAAAGAGAGACCATTTTATGTACAAAGTAATGATATTTTGATAAAAGTTGTAGGTACAAAGTTTGAAGTAAATCAAAAAAATGATAGAGTAAATATTGCTGTTTTAGATGGAATTGTAGATATAAATTATAAAGATTTTAAAATATCAGAATTAAAAAAAGGCGATATTTTAGAAGTTTATAATAATGGTGAAATAAAAAGTTTGAAAAAATTACCAGTTGAATATATGGCTTCATGGGAAAAAGGTAAATTAATCTTTGATAAAACTCCTTTGGTTGATGTTTTAAATGAATTTCAAAGATATATTGATAAAAAAATTGAACTCCTTGTAACAAAAAAAGATGATTTTCCAATTACAGGAGAGTTTGAGATTGATGATTTTGATAAATTCACCAAACTTTTACCTATGATTTATCCTATAAAAGTTCAATATATTGGGAATAAAAAAGTTGTTTTTAGGAATTAA
- a CDS encoding DUF3325 family protein, translating to MMPNVSILWYGLVTILAIIGFLLLAITRKREGVVLLNRELQEKEKTIFKTLGSLFLIISFVFCIYLWKFSFGIVLYFGILTFAILFVIFPISYLAYKKARVKNIVPKSKEEIKDKVPFKKLYLLFMILIPLYAIYSLNNTPPKSVLRDDVIKDKIGEFEFVLAEHDSGEFEMADNGIAFMTFNIRFCEECDLKIDDVFITINKPFIQNNFGMPFGGNYWERIASVQIPFSLDEKSELYLTVVSRDKKVYQKTYNIKENFQTTFEEFEKYSKNAKLEIQW from the coding sequence ATGATGCCTAATGTTTCAATCCTTTGGTATGGTTTAGTAACTATTTTAGCCATAATTGGTTTTTTACTCTTAGCAATAACAAGAAAAAGAGAAGGTGTAGTTTTACTAAATAGAGAATTACAAGAGAAAGAGAAAACTATATTTAAAACCTTAGGTTCTCTTTTTTTAATAATCTCTTTTGTATTTTGTATATATCTTTGGAAATTTAGCTTTGGAATAGTTTTGTACTTTGGAATTTTAACTTTTGCTATTTTGTTTGTGATATTTCCAATATCTTATTTAGCTTATAAAAAAGCTAGAGTTAAAAATATAGTTCCTAAAAGTAAAGAAGAGATAAAAGATAAAGTACCATTTAAAAAACTCTATCTTCTTTTTATGATACTTATTCCTCTTTATGCTATTTATAGTTTAAATAATACTCCACCAAAATCAGTTTTAAGAGATGATGTAATCAAAGATAAAATAGGAGAGTTTGAGTTTGTTTTGGCTGAACACGATAGTGGAGAGTTTGAAATGGCAGATAATGGAATAGCTTTTATGACTTTTAATATTAGATTTTGTGAAGAGTGTGATTTAAAAATAGATGATGTTTTTATAACAATAAATAAACCTTTTATCCAAAATAACTTTGGTATGCCTTTTGGTGGAAATTATTGGGAAAGAATTGCTAGTGTTCAAATACCTTTTTCTTTAGATGAAAAGAGTGAACTATACTTAACTGTTGTAAGTAGAGATAAAAAAGTTTATCAAAAAACTTATAATATAAAAGAGAATTTCCAAACTACTTTTGAAGAGTTTGAAAAATACTCTAAAAATGCTAAATTGGAGATACAATGGTAA
- a CDS encoding TonB-dependent receptor, protein MNLSRKVVFGTTLSILLSSQLLAQSFSVESSSLENAIKTISKESNMTYMVDSRILSGKKSPKIENIEGIENALKEVLKGTNLEAIIQDNTIIIKEVSSVKVLSNGTYVLDDVSVSGKSSKNGSVESGYLVEDVKTLGVWGNLSLQDTPYSMSVMTDDFLQNTITTNMAQVAKQNPLMQNTGGNSYNGDLGANIRGFGINQALIDGIYLPGSFYGSSLKEVDRVEVISGLSGFLYGAGNVGGTINYALKYPKNKPFTEISLGNNGGENYFTSVDTSQNITDKLSIRVNGNYQNGDTEIENNEVKEKLLGVSLAYKPTDNLDLGLYYSHREYKESGFTQWSITGKMPDAKDFDTSKAYAPTWSSNEQDSNKVQLKANYNFSDSLRLRTAYIYKEASRYEPLQINNYNSNNAKPYSRTLMDFGKEYTYNHGAYAYLDGDFNTGFVHHSLTFGGSLSTEQYKRKLGIWTGDGVTFTDKNDFMNWNFTSTRPYDGTINQRKNFNTNIVLGDNITFSEQWSALVGVNYASVENKTYNANNTLTPYGTQIASYDESALTPTISLIYKPIENLTTYATYMEALENGTVVGSTYINSGEVFDPLKSKQYEIGAKYSVNEKLLLSSAIFRIEKPNNMDENTPLGKKLTQNGELVREGIEILATGKVIDSLTLMGGVTYVSPKVEKATTKATEGKEATNVAKYQAKMYAEYRLPIEPKIFLNGGVFYTGTQWRDNINTEKLPAYTLFDLGARYETKLDGLDTTFRIYATNLTDEKYWENTSYLGDPRSVAFNVTVKF, encoded by the coding sequence ATGAATTTATCAAGAAAAGTTGTATTTGGCACAACTTTATCTATTTTACTAAGTAGTCAGCTATTGGCTCAAAGTTTTTCTGTTGAAAGTAGTTCTCTTGAAAATGCTATAAAAACTATTTCAAAAGAGTCAAATATGACATATATGGTTGATTCAAGAATTTTATCAGGTAAAAAATCACCAAAAATAGAGAATATTGAAGGTATTGAAAATGCTTTAAAGGAAGTTTTAAAAGGAACTAATCTTGAAGCGATAATCCAAGATAACACTATTATTATAAAAGAGGTATCTTCTGTAAAAGTTTTAAGCAATGGAACTTATGTTTTAGATGATGTATCTGTAAGTGGTAAAAGCAGTAAAAATGGAAGTGTTGAAAGTGGATATTTAGTAGAAGATGTAAAAACCTTAGGAGTTTGGGGTAATTTATCTCTTCAAGATACACCATACTCTATGAGTGTTATGACAGATGATTTTTTACAAAATACAATTACAACAAATATGGCTCAAGTTGCAAAGCAAAATCCACTTATGCAAAATACTGGTGGAAATTCTTATAATGGAGATTTAGGTGCAAATATTAGAGGGTTTGGTATTAATCAAGCTTTAATAGATGGAATATATCTTCCTGGTTCTTTTTATGGAAGTTCACTAAAAGAGGTTGATAGAGTAGAAGTTATAAGTGGGCTTAGTGGATTTTTATATGGTGCAGGAAATGTAGGTGGAACTATAAACTATGCTTTAAAATATCCTAAAAATAAACCATTTACAGAAATTTCTCTTGGAAATAATGGTGGAGAAAACTACTTTACAAGTGTAGATACTTCACAAAATATTACAGATAAATTAAGTATTAGAGTAAATGGTAATTATCAAAATGGTGATACAGAAATTGAGAATAATGAAGTAAAAGAGAAGTTACTAGGTGTATCTTTAGCATATAAACCAACAGATAATCTTGATTTAGGACTATATTATTCTCATAGAGAATATAAAGAGAGTGGATTTACTCAGTGGAGTATTACTGGTAAAATGCCAGATGCAAAAGATTTTGATACTTCAAAAGCTTATGCACCAACATGGAGTTCAAATGAGCAAGATTCAAATAAAGTACAGTTAAAAGCAAATTATAATTTTAGTGATAGTTTAAGACTTAGAACAGCATATATCTATAAAGAAGCAAGTAGATATGAACCTTTACAAATCAATAATTACAATTCTAATAATGCAAAACCTTATAGTAGAACTTTAATGGATTTTGGGAAAGAATATACTTATAATCATGGAGCTTATGCCTATTTAGATGGAGATTTTAATACAGGGTTTGTTCATCACTCTTTAACTTTTGGAGGTTCTTTATCAACAGAACAATACAAAAGAAAACTAGGAATTTGGACTGGTGATGGAGTAACATTTACAGATAAAAATGATTTTATGAATTGGAATTTTACTTCTACAAGACCATATGATGGAACAATAAATCAAAGAAAAAACTTTAATACAAATATTGTTTTAGGAGATAATATTACTTTTTCGGAGCAATGGAGTGCTTTAGTAGGAGTAAATTATGCTTCAGTTGAAAACAAAACTTACAATGCAAATAATACACTTACTCCTTATGGAACACAAATTGCAAGTTATGATGAGAGTGCATTAACTCCTACAATATCTCTTATTTATAAACCAATAGAAAATTTAACAACTTATGCTACATATATGGAAGCACTTGAAAATGGTACTGTTGTAGGAAGTACATATATAAACTCTGGGGAAGTTTTTGACCCACTTAAAAGTAAACAGTATGAAATTGGGGCAAAATATTCTGTAAATGAAAAGTTATTACTTAGTTCTGCAATATTTAGAATAGAAAAACCAAATAATATGGACGAAAATACTCCACTTGGAAAAAAACTAACTCAAAATGGAGAGTTAGTAAGAGAAGGAATTGAAATTTTAGCAACAGGAAAAGTAATAGATAGTTTAACACTTATGGGTGGGGTTACTTATGTTTCACCAAAAGTTGAAAAAGCTACAACTAAAGCAACAGAAGGTAAAGAGGCTACAAATGTAGCAAAGTATCAAGCAAAAATGTATGCAGAGTATAGACTTCCTATTGAGCCAAAAATTTTCTTAAATGGAGGAGTTTTTTATACTGGAACTCAATGGCGAGACAATATAAATACTGAAAAATTACCAGCTTATACACTGTTTGATTTAGGAGCTAGATATGAGACAAAACTAGATGGTTTAGATACTACATTTAGAATTTATGCAACAAATCTAACAGATGAGAAGTATTGGGAGAATACAAGTTATTTAGGCGACCCACGAAGTGTTGCATTTAATGTAACGGTTAAGTTTTAA
- the yedF gene encoding sulfurtransferase-like selenium metabolism protein YedF, which translates to MENKKIVPDYRIDMQGEPCPYPAINTLEAMKELKSGEILEVISDCPQSINNIPADAKNHGYKLLLVDSDGPTIRYIIQK; encoded by the coding sequence ATGGAAAATAAGAAAATAGTTCCAGATTATAGAATAGATATGCAAGGAGAACCTTGTCCATATCCAGCAATAAATACTCTTGAAGCTATGAAAGAGTTAAAAAGTGGAGAGATTTTAGAAGTTATTAGTGATTGTCCACAAAGTATAAACAATATTCCAGCTGATGCAAAGAATCATGGATATAAACTACTTTTAGTAGATAGTGATGGTCCTACTATAAGATATATAATTCAAAAATAG